In the Triticum aestivum cultivar Chinese Spring chromosome 2B, IWGSC CS RefSeq v2.1, whole genome shotgun sequence genome, agatcaatcaagcaggaagtagggtagtacctccatagagagggcccgaacctgtgtaaacatcgtgtccccagcctcctgttaccattagccttagacgcatagttcgggaccacctacccgagatccgccggttttgacaccgacacctggtacCAGAATGGCGAGGGTGCTCTTGATCTCCACCGCCACCAGCGTCTACTCCGTCGCCCGTCTGTGTTGGCACGGGCAGACCGGCTCCAGATGAACCGATCGTCGTGATCGTCTTTTTCTTGGGTGCCATGGTGATGAGAAAACTGATGCGCTAAACGCTAGACCAGGTTTACACAACCTCGTCTCCCCCtaactggcgcgccaaagatgtcggggaaacaacacctatggatcacgtggatcccttctacggttggcaggaGAGAGGGGTGCGCAAAGAGCAGGTCCAGCGATCAACACaatggatttttacccaggttcgagccgctgagaagcgtaaaaccctagtcctgctttgagtgTATATTTAGTGTTCTTGGACTTCGACTAGCTGctatgcatgcccagtccaaaaagtttgaatccttctccagtacgccttgggcctccttttgtacgttcaaggggtcgccatagtggcacacatgaggtgtaaagtagctacagtgtACATGCTTATCACTGACGTTgtaggacaaacacattaaatgcgctgcttaTGTGCCCtctaactttatcggggacggaagTAGAGCCCGTCCCGTCCAATCGCCGCCTCACCCCGTCTTGACACGCATctaggctgacgaggcatgcaacgcCAATCTGACTGGCTAGCCGATGCGCTGGAGTggtggcaggatcttcacgaagatctgcatgccatcacgcaggtgcttgcctagttggcaggctggcCGCTATGTTGGAACGGTCGCAGGGCGGCGGAACCTTGTCGTGCGCGAGCCTCGCTGTGGctttgcagtcgtccccggcaagagtcttggcGGGGCCTCGTGGTCGTCCCTAGCAAGAGCCTTGCGCGGAACTTCGTCTtctggtcttcacgaagatctggatgccaccagtcttcacaaagatctgcatgctaccatgcTTGTGCCCCTGGGTCTTAGtcttaacgttgtcgatggtgtcagagctctcaacctcaagggtggtggTCTTGTCGGTGCTTCGCAAGCCGTCCCGGCAAGGGTGTTGCAGGGGCTTCGCAGGTCGCCCCGGCAAAGATCTCGCGGGGCTtcgcgagccgccccggcaaggatccttGCCGGGGGTCTAGCTTGCCTTCTGCTCTCTGTTTACTGGCTTGGATGCCGCCTTGGTCGTCTTGTATTTTGCTTTCAACTGCCCGTCAGGCTTTGCCATAGGtgcggctacgactgcccgtgcacaagtaagtgATACGAAAGGGCCCAGACTTATGTACACCGACACGCAGCGATGCCGACGGACGAGGCGGCCCACCTTGAAAGCTGGAAGGCGCACTGGCTCGCCCCGGAGGTGGCCGACGGCGAGCAACAGATGCATTGGGAGCAGCTGCTGCGCCGCGACACGGAGGCGCTGCAGCttgaggaggaggggaggaggaggagcgcactCGTCTAGCCGCAATGTCGGCGCCCCAGCAGACGACGGAGCAGGCCGTCATGGCAGCGTACCAAGTGGCGTTCGGGTGGGCTGGCCTTGCTCCTGTCTTCCTCGTCCTCACCGGCGCCGACCGCAAcgtcaagggcaagggcaaggcggaGGACGTCTAGGGCAGCGTGCAGGCGGCAAACTTTTTTAATATTTTTATTAATATTTAATTAGGTTTAAGTGAATTTTGGCCGGCGGTTGATCGACCActttaatgtttaattatgtttattttTGCGACATGTTTTCTTTTTCCATGTCGGCAGATGTGGGTCTGCCTTCCGTTGGACGGTCAAATCAATCCATATGAAAATACAGACGCACACGTCCGTCTGGCCGATCTAAACGAACGAATAGCGGACAACCCGCATGTTTCGTTTGGGTCGCCCCGTTCGAGTTGCTCTTACGAACATACGTGTGGTGCTATTTGATCTGCGGATAAGAACAAGAGCAAAGTAGCTCCTCCGGGAACCAGACGTCGTGTATCCGCGCGTAGACGATTGGACAACGAGAGCTAGCCCTACGTCGAGAAGGTGCACCTAACTAACCCTACTTGGAGAAGGCACATTGATGGAACGCCTACGTCAGATCAGGTTTCCGAAAGCCAGCAAGTAAGCTTACTCGTACGCCATGAATCAAGCAGCAGAAGCAGCAGCACTGAAAGGAACCCTAGTTATTACACTCAGCTGTACGTCCATGATGCTGCATTATGATTTGAATGCTGCCGCTGCTAAGTTGTTGCCGGCTAATCTAACGACCCGTCCACCTCTTTCTCACCAAACCCTGCAGCGGCAGCAGCCGGATTAGTTATGAGAGATGCGGACATGCATGGCGTCTGTATTCTTCTGAAGGCAAACGAGATCATATCATGTCGATGTGGCCTTGCACAATTCAAGATCCCTATCGAGATCACACACGCGATCTTCACAAGATATTTGGAGGCAGCCCGAGTGAAAATTCATCATAGATCCATCATGGACCGATCATGGATGGGTTGTCCAATGATGTGGAGGCGTTGTGCTTCTGATGTCACCGTCGCCGCCAGACGCCAGCTCGGGGCCGCGGTGGTGGTTCGGTTCGGCGTGGCACCGGTAGGCCGCGGGCCCGCGGGTCAGCGGCGGCGGGCTCGGCCCACTGAGCTCCTACGCTTGCTCGTTCACCGTTATAAAAGTCTAGCTGCCTAGTGGAGCAAAGGCCCCTTCTTTCTCCCTCGGTTGCCACTCGCTCCAGAAGCTGCTCCTGCCCGGGCCAGCCGCCGCCACTGAGAGTGAGCTCGGCTACCCCAGCTCTTCCACTCTCGAAGCTACCCTGCTCTCTGTAGCTTCGCTCCCTTTCTCCTTCTTTCGATGGCGTCAGGGGAAGCAGAGCCGCTGCAGTACACGGTGAGCCATTCCAAAAGAGCttcaccgtcttcttcctcctcctcctcttcttcttcttcgtgtgGCGAGGCAGTTTTGCTGACATTGTGTTTGGGCTTCGCTGCTGGTGCTGGCTTGCAGACCACCGTGCTGCGGGTGTCCATCCACTGCGAGGGCTgcaagaagaaggtcaagaaggtGCTCCACAGCATCGAAGGTACCAACTCATGAATCAGCTTCGGTTAATTGATTGAACTTTCATTCTCATGCAAGTTCATTCTTCTTGCGACGGCAATTAACTGGTGTGAATGAAATTCTTTCTGTTTCTTTGTTTGTGGTTTTGATTAATCGAATGTGCATCAGGTGTGTACAAGGTGACGATCGACGCGACGCAGCACAAGGTGACGGTCACCGGCAGCGTGGCCGCCGACGCACTCGTCAGACGGCTGCTCAAGTCCGGCAAGCACGCCGCGCTCTGGCCGatgccgccggcgccgcccgccacAGAGGCCAAGAAGCCCGAGGAGGCCCCGTCTGCCGGGAAGGGCGGGAAGGGCGCGGAGAAGGTGGACGCCAAGCCCAAAAAGGTGGCCGACGAGGCAGAGTCGGAGGGCTCGGAGAAGCCAGCCAAGGACGAAGGTTCAGAGAAGAAACCAGAGAAAGCAGCGGCGAAGAAACCCAAGGACGAggccaaggaggagggagaggttcctgagaagaaggagaagggctCGCCGGAGCCGCCAGCCAAAGAAGCTGCGGTCGGCGACGAGGCCCCGGAAGCGGGCGGAGAGGAGACGGGGGgcaagaaggggaagaagaagaagaacaagcagcAGAAGGAAGCCGGCGACGGGGACGCCGCTAcggagaagccgccgccgccgccgccgcagcagcagcagcagcagcagccaaagacgaagcaGCCACAGCCACAGCAGGCGATGCCGCCCGTGCCAGCGCCGGGGACGGGGCCAGAGCGCGCGCACGGCCACGGCGGCCCGTTCCCGTACTACGCGCCGCAACCGGTGATGAGCTACAACATGGCGCAGCCGAGCGCGAGCGTGTCGTACTACGCGCCCACGCCGGTGGCGTCCATGCagccaatgccgcctccgccgccgtacgGCGGGTACTCGCCTTACCCGCCGATgatgatgccgccgccgccgccggagtacaTGTACGGCCCGCCAGGCATGCGGTCGTCCCCGCCGCAGGAACCGTACAACAGCATGTTCAACGAGGAGAACCCCAGTTCCTGTAGCGTCATgtgacgccgccgccgcgccgccgccggcacggGATCGAGTCTGTAGTTAAAAGTGGGGGTGGGGTGGGAGAGGAGGCTTCGTAATAGAAGCTTTGTCTAGGCTGAGTGGAGTACGTACCCTCTTAATTAGGTGGTCAAAGCTCTTATTGACCACACTTTTTTTCTCTTCAAATTTTCGACTTGATTAGCTTGTCATGTAGTGACATGAGTATTTTATTTCACTAATATGGTTATTTTTGCTACTAGCTTGTTTCAATAATTTCCAGTTTGGTAGTATCCATTTGAGAAGATGGTCTAGTCAGTCTCACATGAATTTGGTACTGAACTGATTCGAATCATGTCTACAAAAATAACCGCTGATGCAGAAAACTCCACAAGTTAGCAACAAATTTGTGTACAAATTCATTTTGAACTCGTCCCTACAAGATAACATATGCAAAACCCCACAAAACAGTATCAAATTTGTGTCGAAATTGGGCAGTTCTGCAGTATCTGAATTTGGTGGGTGTGCTGCTTACATTTTTTTTTAGAAGTTGATCTTGTGATTCTGGTGAAGACAGTGATGTCTAGTTCAAATGTGACACTCCTAGGTCAGTGAAGTGGGGTCCCTTCACTTAATTACTTTGGCAAAGAAGGGGCCTTTGGCCAGGCTAATTAAGCTGGCATGCATGTTGCCTCACAGGCTTTTTGTAATTTTCCTGCTATGATGATTGTCCTGGAAACTAAAGTATGGGTTTGATGGAGTTGTCACATGCAGTGTTGTACTACTAATGCAATGATGGTTCTTGCATTGCTTTGTGGTGGTACTCTACTCTCTTTTGATTGATTAGGGGAGTGCTCCGTAATGATGGAACGCTAGTGGTGGCAGTGGTCAAATCAGGAGGGACAAAGAGCTGTTTAAATTAGTGGTACTGCCTGCCAGTCCTCCCAATACCATTGTTAAATAGGGTAAACCACTGGCTTCAACTTGTGTATTTGTTAATCAGGTGCACTGTGTGCATCGCACCATATACGTGGAAATGTTAGAATACATATCGAGATAACTACCTATCTCTTTTCACATCCCAATCCCAATCCTGCATGACACTCGCCTTTTTGTTTTCAATGTTTTTTCATAAAATTTTGTGAAAGAATTAGAATTCATATGAAGTTTCCCTATGTGGAAAACAAAAATTATTTGTCTTTCTATGCTGCAATAAAGTAAAATACTATAGGATTcaataggcatgacataattcaatcATAGATTCAAACAACCGATAAACGAAAAATTCTAAACAATTAGGATCTGTCATTTTTTTATGAAAATACTTTGATATAAAGGTTCTCTTAGGTTACACATAACATATGCTTTGACAAGAACTTGTCAGTAACTGAGGTGTATAGGAAAGGGTTTGATCAAATGCATTTTAGGAGGACCCTTATGGGGGGATCATTAGAATTGTGGAATCACATTTAAGGATGTGTTTGTGCTGACATTAGTCTAAACAATGAAAAAGACACTATCAAGTGGACTTTGACAAAAAAATGGTAATATACTCTGTTAAATGCTACTACGGGAAATAGATTGAAAATGACATTCGATACCTACACAACTTTATGTGGAAAACAAAAATTCCATAGGATGTGAAGATTTGCATGTCGCTAGTTCTTAGAATCAATATCCTAACCATAGACAACTTGATTAGAAGAGGATGGATTGGCAGCAAGCAGGGCTTGCCCTTTCCGTGGTTCAGATGAATCTACTGATCATCTGTTCATGAAATGATCCTTGGCTTGGATGTTGtgaaatatttttaaaatgtgcTTTCAATTTGATTTACACTCCTGACAATATTGATGCTTTGCTCAATACTTGGTTAAATAATTTTAGAGCTGATCACAAACATCTGATGTGTACTGGAGTGCATATGGTCTTTTGGACCATTTGAAAATAAGAAATAGTACCATATTAGACAATGCAAAAATTACTGACCCTTCTGTCTCTATGAATATGATTGGTATATGGCTTAATGATTGGATTGTTTTGCAGGAAAAgcaggaaaaagaagaaaaataaaaaggtgaAGTGGGTGGTAAAAATGCTCGAGCAGACATCAAGTGAAGTGTTTCGTGCAGTCTATGGATGGCGTTTTGGTGTGCTCACGATACAATGAAGATATGTGGAAGTGTAAAGATGATGAAGGAAGCTACTTTGCGAAAGTATCCTTCTAATCCCCAGCTTAAATGCTCCTGCTATGAACggtaaaattgaaaaaaaaatatggaaaatattcaaaaagaaaaatcTGACTTTCTTGgggcaaactttaagaaatgattgGATTGCATGCAAATTTTCATCACGAATCACATTGGAGCAAGTCGTGGCCAAAAAAACAGAATCAGAGCTCCAAAATGAGTTTGAAAAAAAAGGTGTCTCTTTGCCCGGTAGTGCACCGGCAGCGGCGGCGAGGGTAGGAGGCTCATACTCGATGCGCAACCCGAGCTGCCCTCGAGGATGCCGATCCCATTTTTATCCTTCGAAAAACATGTGAAAAGAACGTAGATAAAATCCAATACCTGCGGATGTACCAGCGCTGAAATTTAAGAGGGTTTGATCAGGCAGACCCCAGCGCGGTACGAAAGGGACATTGATTTTCAAACCGGGGGACGACACTGTTCCCGGGCTGTTGGCTGTAACTGCGACAGTACTGGGGACGGTACTAATTAGAGATGCAGTCGTGTACTGTTACTAGTTGGGAACAGCGGGTTCTTCATGTACGTCAGACAAAGCAGCACCGGCGTACAGTACGTGCGTACAACGTGCGCTCTTCAACGCGTACACGGCCCCGGCAAAGAGAGAAAAATGACATCCTTTTCTGAAGAATGTTGTGTGATACATTTTGTTTTCTGAACGTCTGCGCATCACTATAGACATGTTGCATGGAAAAAAGACGGACAGTCATCATATACGAAAGCTCTCTCTACACTATACGCCGCTTGACGTCGAAATCGAATGTTGTCATACCCGTGGACGTTGTACGAGCGACGCTGCGGCGGCGCAGGAGTCGATCCTAACGGGATCTAGCTGGTCGCGGTCGCGGGCAGCGCGGGTGCGCCGCTTGCACTGTGCAGGCGCGCAGCGCGTGGAGTCGACGAGTAAAACAATTGTGCCGCCGTCCGATGGATCCCCGGGGAGCCGGAGGATGGCATGGCTGGCTGCCCGGCCGCGGCTTTGACTGACTGACACGCGTCGGACGCCGCCGCGCCGTCTCGTGATCTCGTCGGCATGCGCCCCCGTGCACCTTCTCGGGGCGAGGCGGGGCGCCGCAGGCTCGCCCGATCCGTCCAAGCGGAACGACACGCGCGCGCGCGCCTGGGGCCGGGCGCCGTTCCGCACGCAGTTTGACCGCTCCGCTCGCGCAGCAGAATCTCGTATACTTCTACGTACTCGTACACGCCTCGCCGCGGCTCTGTCCCGAACCTGACgcgcgggcggggcggggcggggcggccgagAGGGCACAGCAGCGGGCGAGCGggccggccggccggcggcgagaaacATCACGGAGGGGAATTGATGGCGTGCAGGTGGGCGTGTCAGAGCGCGCTCTGGCGCGCGCGCTGGTGGCAGAGCCTGCATCGATTGCGGCATGGGATTTGTTCTCTAGCGTGTGGCTCTTGCGGGAGGGCCTGTGCGTGCTCGACGGTACCACCACTCCTGCGAGCCCTGCAGCAGATGCAAACGTACTACGTATGCGTGATGAAACCATCCCATGCATGATGAGGATCTAGCTAGGTGCTACAGCGCCAGCGGCCGCCCGTGATCCATCCATCAAGAGGGACAAGCCTGGCAGGCGGCTTCAATGCCGATGGACGGCATGGCAGAGCGCGCGCAGAGGCTGGCGAAGGGCCGATGCGCGCATTGACGCCGCTCCCTTCTCTTCCGCGACTGTGTTCGTTCGTTCGTCTAAATCGTGTCTGAATTTTTATACGTACGTACTAGTGCATGAGTATGAATGATGATCGGCAAGAGGTCCTGCTGCGTGCCTGTCCATTTCTAGCTGCCTTAAGTCAAGTGTTCTTAAGGGGATTTTTCTTGCCTTAAGCCTGATGGAACCGAACCGAAATTCCCGGCCGTGCCCGGGACACGACAGTAAGCTTTCCTTGTACAGTGTTGCCAACAGCTTGATGATGACAAATTATGTTAGGTTTgacgatttttttttgaaactatgatgatttttatagcaaattcggaaactatacaccctaatggagaaaaatcaaaagtatcaccccGTTGGCCTCCTGTTGGCCGAAAAGGGATTTTTCGGCCTCCTGTTGGCTAAAGAGAGACTTTTCGGCCAACCGTTGGccaaaaaggacttttcggccAACAATTGGCCAAAGAGTCCCTCTTCAGCCAACAATTGCTCTActtttttaaaaaatcatatcaaataggatttttagtattttaatttgaatc is a window encoding:
- the LOC123043762 gene encoding heavy metal-associated isoprenylated plant protein 35, whose amino-acid sequence is MASGEAEPLQYTTTVLRVSIHCEGCKKKVKKVLHSIEGVYKVTIDATQHKVTVTGSVAADALVRRLLKSGKHAALWPMPPAPPATEAKKPEEAPSAGKGGKGAEKVDAKPKKVADEAESEGSEKPAKDEGSEKKPEKAAAKKPKDEAKEEGEVPEKKEKGSPEPPAKEAAVGDEAPEAGGEETGGKKGKKKKNKQQKEAGDGDAATEKPPPPPPQQQQQQQPKTKQPQPQQAMPPVPAPGTGPERAHGHGGPFPYYAPQPVMSYNMAQPSASVSYYAPTPVASMQPMPPPPPYGGYSPYPPMMMPPPPPEYMYGPPGMRSSPPQEPYNSMFNEENPSSCSVM